In Thermofilaceae archaeon, the genomic window CTACAGCTCGATCGGTCGGATCGTCATGGAGCAGAGCCTGCTGGGCAGGGTCTTCGACTACGGGACGATCATCGTGGTGAGCGCGGCGGAGTGGGGGGCGGAGTACTACACCCGCGCTGTGGGGGTTGGAGCCGGTAGGGCCCCCGTCGCTGTAGCCTACGCGAGGACGCTGAAGGAGGTTAGCAGGGACCCCGGGAAGTGCCTGTACGGAGTCCGGAGGCCGAGGGCCGTGAGGGATGCGATCGAATCCAGGCTGCGCGAGACACTGGGGGCTGGGCTGGAGCAGGTTCGCCTGCTCAGGGAGCTGAGGGATAAGCTCGCCGGAGCCGATTGAGGAAGCTGAAGCGCGCCCCCCGCTGCTCGGCGAACTTCTCCACCTCCTCAAGCCTCGGCAGCCCCGCTTGCGCGCCCCTCTTCGTCACCTTCAGCGATGCGACGAGGTTGCCGAAGGTGGCCGCCTCATCGATGGAAGCCCCGAGCGAGAGGGCCACAGCGAGAGCCCCGTTGAACGCGTCACCCGCGCCAACGGTGTCAACCACGGGCACGTCGAAGGTCGGCACGAGCCGGGAGCCGCTGCCATCAACGACCAAGGCCCCCCTCTTACCCATCGTCACTACGACGGCGCCCACCCCCCTTTCCAGGAGCAGGTGGGCTGCCTCCACCGCGTCCTCGACCGACTCGACGCTTGCCCCGGTCAATGCCTCCAGCTCCCTCACGTTCGGCGTGATCACGTCGATGCACGAGAACGCGTCCTCCGGGAGGGGTTTCGCCGGGGCGGGGTTGAGGATGGCCAACCGACCCCACTGCTTCGCCAGCCTCATCGCCCTCAGCGCGGTCTCGACGGGGATCTCCAGCTGCGCGAGCACCGCGTCCGCGGACCGTATCGCGGGTAAAGCGGCCTCCACGTCCCCCGGTGAGATCCTGAGGTCGACGCCGGGGGCCACTGCGATCACGTTCTCGCCTCGCTCCCCAACGATTATCAAGGCGACGCCGCTGTGCGACTCCGGGTCCACCCGGACGTGCGAGGTATCGACCCCGTTCCTCGCAGCGTTCTCGAGCAGCAGCCTCCCAACGTAGTCGTTCCCCACCCTGCTGACCAGGGAGCTTCGAGCCCCCAACCGGGCGGCTGCCACCGCCTGGTTAGCGCCCTTCCCACCCGGCTGCATCTCGAAGCCCCT contains:
- the rbsK gene encoding ribokinase, whose translation is MAEPSICVVGTMHMDFIVYTDRLPKPGETVIGRGFEMQPGGKGANQAVAAARLGARSSLVSRVGNDYVGRLLLENAARNGVDTSHVRVDPESHSGVALIIVGERGENVIAVAPGVDLRISPGDVEAALPAIRSADAVLAQLEIPVETALRAMRLAKQWGRLAILNPAPAKPLPEDAFSCIDVITPNVRELEALTGASVESVEDAVEAAHLLLERGVGAVVVTMGKRGALVVDGSGSRLVPTFDVPVVDTVGAGDAFNGALAVALSLGASIDEAATFGNLVASLKVTKRGAQAGLPRLEEVEKFAEQRGARFSFLNRLRRAYPSAP